In Dromiciops gliroides isolate mDroGli1 chromosome 4, mDroGli1.pri, whole genome shotgun sequence, one DNA window encodes the following:
- the LOC122754938 gene encoding olfactory receptor 12D3-like, translating to MVVVLYENRLGSIRVRWNESASPQSKWVSTYPSECYKNQTIVTEFLLLGLTNIQELQAILFVIFLILYLISLAGNGAIVMIIISEPRLHSPMYFFLGNLSCLDICYSTVTMPKVLESFLSSHKAISFLGCITQLHFFHFLGSTEAILLAIMAFDRFVAICNPLRYLVIMKRQVCLQLATMAWIISFFYALMHSIMTSQLNFCQSHQLDHFFCDVKPLLELACGNTVLNQWLLSVVTGSISMGAFFLTLLSYFYIIGFLLFKSRSWNMLQKALSTCASHFMVVCLFYGPVGFTYIRPASGSSMAQDRIVAIMYSAVTPVLNPLIYTLRNKEVKFAFKKTFGRRFLS from the exons ATGGTGGTAGTCCTCTATGAAAATAGACTTGGCAGTATAAGAGTAAGGTGGAATGAATCAGCCAGTCCACAGAGCAAGTGGGTGTCTACATATCCAAGTGAGTGCTATAAG AATCAAACTATAGTGACTGAATTTCTCCTGCTGGGCCTGACTAATATTCAGGAGCTGCAAGCTATTTTGTTTGTGATCTTCCTCATTCTATACCTCATCAGTCTAGCTGGGAATGGTGCTATTGTGATGATTATCATCTCTGAGCCACGTCTCCACTCTCCCATGTATTTCTTCCTGGGCAATCTCTCCTGTCTAGATATCTGCTACTCCACAGTGACAATGCCCAAGGTGTTAGAGagcttcctctcctcccacaAAGCAATCTCATTTCTGGGCTGTATCACCCAgctccattttttccatttccttggcAGCACAGAAGCCATTTTGCTAGCTATTATGGCTTTTGACCGCTTTGTGGCTATCTGCAACCCACTCCGCTACTTGGTCATCATGAAACGCCAAGTATGTCTTCAGTTGGCTACTATGGCCTGGATTATTAGCTTCTTTTATGCCTTGATGCATTCAATCATGACTTCACAATTGAACTTCTGCCAGTCCCATCAACTCGACCACTTCTTCTGTGATGTCAAACCCCTCCTGGAATTGGCCTGTGGAAATACAGTGCTCAATCAGTGGCTCCTTTCTGTTGTCACTGGCAGCATCTCCATGGGAGCCTTCTTTCTGACACTCCTCTCCTACTTCTACATTATTGGTTTTCTCCTCTTTAAGAGCCGCTCCTGGAACATGCTCCAGAAGGCTCTGTCCACATGTGCCTCCCACTTCATGGTCGTCTGTCTCTTCTATGGACCTGTGGGTTTCACCTACATTCGTCCGGCTTCTGGCAGCTCTATGGCACAGGACAGGATAGTTGCCATAATGTATAGTGCTGTCACTCCAGTATTGAACCCATTGATCTACACATTGAGGAAtaaggaagtgaagtttgcttttAAGAAAACCTTTGGAAGGAGATTTCTTTCCTGA